The region CCAAGCTTCACAATGTATGAAATTCACCAATCATGAAAAGGCAGTAGATATCTCAGTGCTTAAAGTACTAAAGGACAACTAGCATTAGGAGTGTAGAGATTGAAAATTATCAACCAGAAGCAGCAAGCTACTAAACACAACTCAATACAAAAAGTAAGTGCCATTAAAAGCATTGAAACCTAAATTAAAGAACTAATAAAATTCGAATGCAAACCTTAGCGATTGCGCTCAGGAGGCAAAGGACGATTAAACCCTCCCCTACGATTCATATACTGTCTAGGCTGTCGTTTAGTAACAGCTCTAATCCCACTCACATCAGCCCCAGCCACCGGTTTCCCTTTCGTCGAATCAAACCCTACCGGAATCCCTAATTTCTTCATCATCTCCATCTCATCATCCTCATTCCCATCCACTGCCATGTCATCACCCTTCTCTTTTACCTCTTCTACTTCCCTTGCTATTCCATCCACAAAATCTGACACCATTGCCCTTTGCCTATCCTTTTCCTTCTCTCTCTCCTCCGGACGGTGCCGTTTTCGAGGCGGTGAGTCCGAAGGAGTCCGCTGGTGACGGTGCCGCCTGTGCGAACGAGATGGCTCCGGAGAGCGTGAGCGACGGTCGGGAGAGCGCGTGCGTGACCGTGTGTGGAGTGAACGCGTTCGGTCTGGTGACCGAGTTCGTGAACGTGTGCTGCGTGTTCTGTCTCTGTCACGATCGCGGTCCCGATCTTCTTTGTCTCGGCGTTTTTCTCTGTCCCGGTCTCTTTCACGATCTTCTTTGTCTCGCCGTCGGTCACGGTCACGGTCCCGGTCACGGTCCCGGTCACGGTGTCTGTCTCTGTCTCTATCTCTGTCCGCCATTAATGTGAAGGAAGATTAAGATATTCTTTTTATCAGAAAGATGTAATGGTTTAGCAGAGGTTTTGAAAAATTTCAGACTCCGATGGGTTTTAAGAAGTATACTaaggtttattttaaattacatttaaGTCCCTATATTTAAATTAGCATGATCAATTaacacatattttatttattaaaattagcaaaaataattaaactaattatttatcaaataattttaacaataataaataattaaaaattggttATCGAATAAAATTATGAATCATTAATGTataaacaatattttaaaaaattaattttccgtATAACTaatctaatatttaataaaaattaattttctgaattgaaat is a window of Mercurialis annua linkage group LG2, ddMerAnnu1.2, whole genome shotgun sequence DNA encoding:
- the LOC126670293 gene encoding uncharacterized protein LOC126670293, whose product is MADRDRDRDRHRDRDRDRDRDRDRRRDKEDRERDRDREKRRDKEDRDRDRDRDRTRSTRSRTRSPDRTRSLHTRSRTRSPDRRSRSPEPSRSHRRHRHQRTPSDSPPRKRHRPEEREKEKDRQRAMVSDFVDGIAREVEEVKEKGDDMAVDGNEDDEMEMMKKLGIPVGFDSTKGKPVAGADVSGIRAVTKRQPRQYMNRRGGFNRPLPPERNR